From the genome of Hyperolius riggenbachi isolate aHypRig1 chromosome 9, aHypRig1.pri, whole genome shotgun sequence, one region includes:
- the LOC137533651 gene encoding putative per-hexamer repeat protein 5 gives MVNTGTSISTSIGTSISTSIGTSISTNNSISTGTSISSGNSISTGNSVSTGISTGNSISTGISTSNSISTGTNIGTSTGTMVNTGTSISTSIGTSISTANSISTGTGINTGISTGASISSGNSISTGTLISTGTSTGTSISTGIGTSISTVTRISTGNSISTGTGSGSSISTGISTGNSISTGTGTMVNTGTSISTSIGTSISTSIGTSISTNNSISTGTSISSGNSISTGNSVSTGISTGNCISTGISTSNSISTGTNIGTSTGTMVNTGTSISTSIGTSISTANSISTGTGINTGISTGASISSGNSISTGTLISTGTSTGTSISTGIGTSISTVTRISTGNSISTGTGSGSSISTGISTGNSISTGTGTMVNTGTSISTSIGTSISTSIGTSISTNNSISTGTSISSGNSISTGNSVSTGISTGNCISTGISTSNSISTGTNIGTSTGTMVNTGTSISTSIGTSISTANSISTGTGINTGISTGASISSGNSISTGTLISTGTSTGTSISTGIGTSISTVTRISTGNSISTGTSTSISTGTSNSTCTSHSTGTSTGTGISTGTSNSTGTSISTGTSISTGTSNSTGTSISTGTSTAPASAPASATASASAPASAPAPATAPAPASAQASAPATATALAPASALAPALHQHQHRHQQQHQHRHQHQHQHQQWQQHQHRHQHQHQYQHRQQHQHRHQHRHQHRH, from the coding sequence ATGGTCAACACTGGCACCAGCATCAGCACCAGCATTGGCACCAGCATCAGCACCAGCATTGGCACCAGCATCAGCACCAACAACAGCATCAGCACCGGCACCAGCATCAGCAGCGGCAACAGCATCAGCACCGGCAACAGCGTCAGCACCGGCATCAGCACCGGCAACAGCATCAGCACCGGCATCAGCACCAGCAACAGTATCAGCACAGGCACCAACATCGGCACCAGCACCGGCACCATGGTCAACACTGGCACCAGCATCAGCACCAGCATTGGCACCAGCATCAGCACCGCCAACAGCATCAGCACCGGCACCGGCATCAACACCGGCATCAGCACCGGCGCCAGCATCAGCAGCGGCAACAGCATCAGCACCGGCACCCTGATCAGCACTGGCACCAGCACCGGCACCAGCATCAGCACCGGCATCGGCACCAGCATCAGCACCGTCACCAGGATCAGCACCGGCAACAGCATCAGCACCGGCactggcagcggcagcagcatcAGCACCGGCATCAGCACCGGCAACAGCATCAGCACAGGCACCGGCACCATGGTCAACACTGGCACCAGCATCAGCACCAGCATTGGGACCAGCATCAGCACCAGCATTGGCACCAGCATCAGCACCAACAACAGCATCAGCACCGGCACCAGCATCAGCAGCGGCAACAGCATCAGCACCGGCAACAGCGTCAGCACCGGCATCAGCACCGGCAATTGCATCAGCACCGGCATCAGCACCAGCAACAGTATCAGCACAGGCACCAACATCGGCACCAGCACCGGCACCATGGTCAACACTGGCACCAGCATCAGCACCAGCATTGGCACCAGCATCAGCACCGCCAACAGCATCAGCACCGGCACCGGCATCAACACCGGCATCAGCACCGGCGCCAGCATCAGCAGCGGCAACAGCATCAGCACCGGCACCCTGATCAGCACTGGCACCAGCACCGGCACCAGCATCAGCACCGGCATCGGCACCAGCATCAGCACCGTCACCAGGATCAGCACCGGCAACAGCATCAGCACCGGCactggcagcggcagcagcatcAGCACCGGCATCAGCACCGGCAACAGCATCAGCACAGGCACCGGCACCATGGTCAACACTGGCACCAGCATCAGCACCAGCATTGGGACCAGCATCAGCACCAGCATTGGCACCAGCATCAGCACCAACAACAGCATCAGCACCGGCACCAGCATCAGCAGCGGCAACAGCATCAGCACCGGCAACAGCGTCAGCACCGGCATCAGCACCGGCAATTGCATCAGCACTGGCATCAGCACCAGCAACAGTATCAGCACAGGCACCAACATCGGCACCAGCACCGGCACCATGGTCAACACTGGCACCAGCATCAGCACCAGCATTGGCACCAGCATCAGCACCGCCAACAGCATCAGCACCGGCACCGGCATCAACACCGGCATCAGCACCGGCGCCAGCATCAGCAGCGGCAACAGCATCAGCACCGGCACCCTGATCAGCACTGGCACCAGCACCGGCACCAGCATCAGCACCGGCATCGGCACCAGCATCAGCACCGTCACCAGGATCAGCACCGGCAACAGCATCAGCACCGGCACCAGCACCAGCATCAGCACTGGCACCAGCAACAGTACCTGCACCAGCCACAGCACCGGCACCAGCACCGGTACCGGCATCAGCACCGGCACCAGCAACAGCACCGGCACCAGCATCAGCACTGGCACCAGCATCAGCACCGGCACCAGCAACAGCACCGGCACCAGCATCAGCACTGGCACCAGCACTGCACCAGCATCAGCACCGGCATCAGCAACAGCATCAGCATCGGCACCAGCATCAGCACCGGCACCAGCAACAGCACCGGCACCAGCATCAGCACAGGCATCAGCACCGGCAACAGCAACAGCACTGGCACCAGCATCAGCACTGGCACCAGCACTGCACCAGCATCAGCACCGGCATCAGCAACAGCATCAGCATCGGCACCAGCATCAGCACCAGCATCAGCAATGGCAACAGCATCAGCACCGGCACCAGCATCAGCACCAGTATCAGCATCGGCAACAGCATCAGCACCGGCATCAGCACCGGCACCAGCACCGGCACTAG